A single Roseomonas gilardii DNA region contains:
- a CDS encoding sugar ABC transporter ATP-binding protein, with protein sequence MTAPLIELRHIGKSFAAVRALDDVSLAIGRGEIHCLAGENGSGKSTLIKVISGVWQPDQGEILIDGQRIEGMTPRSAIARGVQVIYQDFSLFGNLTVAENLALSTELQARRGLVSWRRVRAIAEAATARLGVELDLDALVETLPTAGRQLVAIARALMSDPRLLIMDEPTTALTGREVEALFRVVRDIQSRGIAVLFVSHKMREMLEISERLTVIRSGRVVAAGPIAEFNEAAITRAMTGQDIATEGYRWAGSAAPPVLEVHGLGIPGQLRDISLRVMPGEIVGISGLLGSGRTELALALFGMKPGHAGEIRLNGRPVRLDSVQAAIAEGVAYVPEDRLTEGLFLTQTIDRNILATSHERLSRLGVIRRDAAARDAAATIREMAIATPTGDRPVTQLSGGNQQRVVIGRWLLNDPKLLILNGPTVGVDVGSKAGIHRKIRDLARERGLGVLMISDDLPELVDNCNRILVLHRGRLVSDLPAEATDEGRLSAMLGELA encoded by the coding sequence ATGACCGCTCCGCTGATCGAACTCCGCCATATCGGCAAGAGCTTTGCCGCCGTGCGCGCCCTGGACGACGTTTCCCTGGCTATCGGCCGGGGCGAGATCCACTGTCTGGCCGGTGAGAACGGTTCGGGCAAGTCCACGCTGATCAAGGTGATCTCGGGCGTCTGGCAGCCGGACCAGGGCGAGATCCTGATCGACGGGCAGAGGATCGAGGGCATGACCCCGCGCTCCGCCATCGCCCGTGGCGTGCAGGTGATCTACCAGGACTTCTCGCTTTTCGGGAACCTCACGGTCGCCGAGAACCTCGCCCTCAGCACCGAGTTGCAGGCGCGGCGCGGCCTCGTCTCCTGGCGCCGGGTGCGCGCCATCGCCGAGGCCGCCACCGCCAGGCTGGGCGTCGAGCTTGACCTCGATGCGCTGGTGGAGACCCTGCCGACCGCGGGCCGGCAGCTCGTGGCCATCGCCCGCGCGCTGATGTCCGACCCGCGCCTGCTGATCATGGACGAGCCCACCACCGCGCTCACGGGGCGGGAGGTCGAGGCGCTGTTCCGCGTGGTGCGCGACATCCAGTCGCGCGGCATCGCCGTCCTCTTCGTCAGCCACAAGATGCGGGAGATGCTGGAGATCAGCGAGCGGCTGACGGTGATCCGCAGCGGCCGCGTCGTGGCCGCCGGCCCCATCGCCGAGTTCAACGAGGCCGCCATCACCCGCGCCATGACCGGGCAGGACATCGCCACCGAGGGCTATCGCTGGGCCGGTTCCGCGGCGCCGCCGGTGCTGGAGGTCCATGGCCTCGGCATCCCGGGGCAGCTCCGGGATATCAGCCTGCGCGTCATGCCGGGCGAGATCGTCGGCATCTCCGGCCTGCTCGGCTCCGGCCGGACCGAGCTGGCCCTGGCGCTGTTCGGCATGAAGCCGGGCCATGCCGGGGAGATCCGCCTGAACGGCAGGCCGGTGCGGCTGGACAGCGTGCAGGCGGCCATCGCCGAGGGCGTGGCCTATGTGCCCGAGGACCGGCTGACCGAGGGACTGTTCCTGACCCAGACCATCGACCGCAACATCCTCGCCACCTCGCATGAGCGGCTGAGCCGGCTGGGCGTGATCCGCCGCGATGCCGCCGCCCGCGACGCGGCGGCCACGATCCGCGAGATGGCCATCGCCACGCCGACCGGCGACCGGCCGGTGACGCAGCTCTCCGGCGGCAACCAGCAGCGCGTGGTGATCGGCCGCTGGCTGCTGAACGACCCGAAGCTGCTGATCCTGAACGGTCCGACCGTCGGCGTCGATGTCGGCTCCAAGGCCGGCATCCACCGCAAGATCCGCGACCTGGCACGCGAGCGCGGCCTGGGCGTGCTGATGATTTCCGACGACCTGCCCGAGCTGGTGGACAACTGCAACCGCATCCTCGTCCTGCATCGCGGGCGCCTGGTGTCCGACCTGCCGGCCGAGGCGACCGACGAGGGCCGGTTGAGCGCGATGCTGGGGGAACTGGCATGA
- a CDS encoding autoinducer 2 ABC transporter substrate-binding protein — translation MNGISRRHFGAMAAGGLLASVAGGPAFAQAAAVDAGKVAADINARAGKKRSIATVVKVDGIAWFDRMRVGVTQFGKDQGHDTWMVGPSQADAAAQVQLVESLIAQGVDAICIVPFSVEAVEPVLQKARRQGIVVISHEASNLQNTDYDIEAFDNHAYGAKLMEVLGRDMGGEGKYVATVGSLTSQSQNEWIDGAVAYQKEHFPKMQEVTKRIETYDDATTDYNKLKEVLTAYPDLKGILGAPMPTSAGAGRLIAERNLKGKLFFSGTGLVSVAGQYLRNGDINYIQFWDPAVAGYAMNVMAVMALAKKDIKAGTNLGLAGYESLQAPDAKRPNLLVGQGWVGVTKDNMAQYNF, via the coding sequence ATGAACGGAATCAGCAGGCGCCATTTCGGCGCGATGGCGGCGGGCGGGCTTCTGGCCTCGGTCGCCGGTGGCCCGGCCTTCGCGCAGGCCGCCGCGGTGGATGCGGGCAAGGTGGCTGCCGACATCAACGCCAGGGCCGGCAAGAAGCGCAGCATCGCCACGGTGGTGAAGGTGGACGGCATCGCCTGGTTCGACCGGATGCGCGTGGGTGTCACGCAATTCGGCAAGGACCAGGGCCACGACACCTGGATGGTCGGCCCCAGCCAGGCGGATGCGGCGGCGCAGGTGCAGCTGGTCGAGAGCCTGATTGCCCAGGGCGTGGACGCGATCTGCATCGTGCCCTTCTCGGTCGAGGCGGTGGAGCCCGTGCTGCAGAAGGCACGCCGCCAGGGCATCGTGGTGATCTCGCACGAGGCCTCGAACCTGCAGAACACGGATTACGACATCGAGGCCTTCGACAACCACGCCTATGGCGCCAAGCTGATGGAGGTGCTGGGGCGCGACATGGGCGGCGAAGGCAAGTATGTCGCCACCGTGGGCAGCCTGACCTCCCAGTCGCAGAACGAATGGATCGACGGCGCCGTCGCCTACCAGAAAGAGCACTTCCCGAAGATGCAGGAGGTGACGAAGCGCATCGAGACCTATGACGATGCGACCACCGACTACAACAAGCTCAAGGAAGTCCTGACCGCCTATCCGGACCTGAAGGGCATCCTCGGTGCGCCCATGCCGACCTCGGCGGGCGCAGGGCGGCTGATCGCCGAGCGCAACCTGAAGGGCAAGCTCTTCTTCTCCGGCACCGGTCTCGTTTCGGTGGCCGGGCAATACCTGCGCAACGGGGACATCAACTACATCCAGTTCTGGGACCCGGCGGTGGCCGGCTATGCCATGAACGTGATGGCGGTGATGGCGCTCGCGAAGAAGGATATCAAGGCAGGCACCAATCTCGGCCTCGCCGGCTACGAGAGCCTTCAGGCGCCCGACGCCAAGCGGCCCAACCTGCTGGTCGGCCAGGGCTGGGTCGGCGTCACCAAGGATAACATGGCCCAGTACAACTTCTGA
- the deoC gene encoding deoxyribose-phosphate aldolase, whose protein sequence is MTTQPTALPSRPQDLAPLIDHTLLQPGAGEADLRRYCEEALQHLFCSVCVNPVNVPLVAQLLRGSAVKTCSVVGFPLGATTSWDKAAETANAVHHGADEIDMVINIGALRDGRLDAVRDDIAAVRKACEGRVLKVIIETCLLTDEQKRTACRLAAEAKADFVKTSTGFSTGGATVEDVRLMRGTVGSALSVKASGGIRDWDTALAMIAAGANRIGASSGVALVTGAPASGTGY, encoded by the coding sequence GTGACGACACAGCCCACCGCCCTGCCCAGCAGGCCCCAGGACCTCGCCCCGCTGATCGACCACACGCTGCTCCAGCCCGGGGCCGGCGAGGCCGACCTGCGACGCTATTGCGAGGAGGCGCTCCAGCACCTCTTCTGCTCGGTTTGCGTCAACCCGGTGAACGTACCGCTCGTGGCGCAACTGCTGCGCGGCAGCGCGGTGAAGACCTGTTCCGTGGTCGGCTTCCCGTTGGGGGCCACGACCTCCTGGGACAAGGCCGCCGAGACGGCGAATGCCGTGCATCACGGCGCCGACGAGATCGACATGGTGATCAACATCGGCGCGTTGCGGGACGGACGGCTGGACGCGGTGCGCGACGACATCGCCGCGGTGCGCAAGGCCTGCGAGGGACGGGTGCTGAAGGTCATCATCGAGACCTGCCTGCTGACGGACGAACAGAAGCGCACCGCCTGCCGGCTGGCCGCCGAGGCGAAGGCCGATTTCGTGAAGACCTCCACCGGCTTCTCCACCGGCGGCGCGACAGTGGAGGATGTGCGGCTGATGCGCGGGACCGTTGGGAGCGCCCTGAGCGTGAAGGCTTCCGGCGGCATCCGCGACTGGGATACGGCGCTGGCGATGATCGCCGCCGGCGCCAACCGGATCGGCGCCAGTTCGGGCGTGGCCCTGGTCACGGGCGCGCCGGCTTCCGGCACCGGCTACTGA
- a CDS encoding DeoR family transcriptional regulator — MIQGDTAMGEARRQDRLWRLVGMLRRTGPMRLGDAAAALSVSTMTLRRDLSQPRHGLALLGGHVLLQGGPPGESPYALEREQDSHAAAKRLAGHHAASLVEDGDTLFIDCGTTTPHLVEALAPDLALTVFCYALNIANLLSHRPRTQLLLLGGLFHPASASFASDEVLAGLRRSRIDKAFVSAGGVEAAFGASCAHAHEVPVKQAAIASARRAILVVDDSKLGACKPAGFAPLAAFERIVTNPPREAAAADALRRAGARLDLAGD, encoded by the coding sequence ATGATCCAGGGCGACACGGCGATGGGCGAAGCGCGCCGGCAGGACCGGTTGTGGCGCCTCGTGGGGATGTTGCGGCGCACAGGCCCGATGCGGCTCGGCGATGCGGCCGCCGCCCTTTCCGTGTCGACCATGACTCTACGGCGGGATCTTTCGCAGCCGCGACACGGTCTCGCCCTGCTGGGAGGCCACGTGCTGCTGCAGGGCGGCCCGCCCGGCGAGAGTCCCTACGCGCTGGAGCGCGAACAGGACAGCCACGCCGCCGCCAAGCGCCTGGCCGGGCATCATGCGGCCTCGCTGGTGGAGGACGGGGACACGCTGTTCATCGACTGTGGCACCACCACGCCGCATCTGGTGGAAGCGCTGGCGCCCGATCTGGCGCTGACGGTGTTCTGCTACGCGCTGAACATCGCCAACCTGCTCAGCCATCGGCCCCGCACCCAGCTCCTGCTGCTTGGCGGGCTGTTCCACCCGGCCTCGGCCAGCTTCGCCTCGGACGAGGTGCTGGCCGGGTTGCGCCGGTCGCGGATCGACAAGGCCTTCGTCTCGGCCGGCGGCGTGGAGGCGGCTTTCGGGGCCTCCTGCGCCCATGCCCATGAGGTGCCGGTGAAGCAGGCGGCCATCGCCAGCGCCCGGCGCGCCATCCTCGTGGTCGATGACAGCAAGCTGGGCGCGTGCAAGCCCGCCGGCTTCGCCCCGCTTGCCGCCTTCGAGCGGATCGTCACCAACCCGCCCCGCGAGGCCGCGGCGGCGGATGCCCTGCGCCGGGCCGGGGCTCGCCTCGACCTGGCCGGGGACTGA
- a CDS encoding FGGY-family carbohydrate kinase, which translates to MSFAMQDIVIGVDVGTGSARAGAFTLDGRMLAQAVHPIRLWRPRPDFAQQSSADIWSAVCWVVREVLAERTEFRVRGIGFDATCSLVVLDAAGGPVSVSPDGEAEQDVVVWMDHRAAAEAEAINADPHEVLRHVGGRISLEMQVPKLLWLKRHLPGCWQRAAHFLDLPDFLTWRATGSLTRSLCSTVCKWTYRGEEGRWDEGFFRVIGLEDLAEEGFRRIGTAILPVGAPVPGGLSPRAAAELGLPPGTPVGTSAIDAHAGGLGVIGAALDGEPPDAEALRHRLALVGGTSSCHMAVSETPRFVPGIWGPYFSAMQPGLWLNEGGQSATGALIDHVITGHAGYPTLAEAARQAGVTVYQRLNERLDALAAPLPFPALLTEGLHVMPDFHGNRSPRADASLRGMVSGLRLSATEDDLALLYLATIQAIAYGTRHIVEVLNAEGYAIDTVLACGGGTKNPVFLREHADATGCRIVLPGEPEAILLGAAMLGAVAGNVQADLPAAMAAMSRAGGTIAPSSDPVQQYHARKYAVFQQMHADQLRYRRLMSG; encoded by the coding sequence ATGAGTTTCGCCATGCAGGACATCGTCATCGGCGTGGATGTCGGCACGGGCAGCGCCCGGGCCGGTGCCTTCACCCTGGACGGCAGGATGCTGGCCCAGGCCGTGCACCCGATCCGGCTCTGGCGGCCCCGGCCGGATTTCGCGCAGCAGTCCTCGGCGGATATCTGGTCCGCTGTCTGCTGGGTGGTGCGGGAAGTCCTGGCGGAGCGGACGGAGTTCCGTGTCCGTGGCATCGGCTTCGACGCCACCTGCTCGCTCGTGGTGCTGGACGCCGCTGGCGGGCCGGTTTCCGTCAGCCCGGATGGCGAGGCGGAGCAGGATGTCGTCGTCTGGATGGACCATCGCGCCGCGGCGGAAGCCGAGGCGATCAACGCGGACCCTCACGAGGTCCTGCGCCATGTCGGCGGCCGCATCTCGCTGGAGATGCAGGTGCCCAAGCTGCTCTGGCTCAAGCGCCATCTGCCGGGCTGCTGGCAGCGGGCGGCGCATTTCCTGGACCTGCCGGATTTCCTGACCTGGCGCGCCACCGGCAGCCTGACGCGCTCCCTCTGCTCCACCGTCTGCAAATGGACCTATCGTGGCGAGGAAGGGCGTTGGGACGAGGGCTTCTTCCGGGTCATCGGCCTGGAGGATCTCGCGGAAGAGGGCTTCCGCCGCATCGGCACGGCGATCCTCCCGGTCGGCGCGCCCGTGCCGGGGGGACTCAGCCCCAGGGCTGCCGCCGAGCTGGGATTGCCGCCGGGCACGCCGGTCGGCACCTCGGCGATCGATGCCCATGCCGGGGGCCTGGGGGTGATCGGGGCCGCGCTGGATGGCGAGCCCCCGGATGCGGAGGCGCTGCGGCATCGCCTCGCCCTGGTGGGCGGGACGTCCTCCTGCCACATGGCCGTGTCGGAGACGCCGCGCTTCGTGCCTGGGATATGGGGCCCCTATTTCTCCGCCATGCAGCCGGGCCTCTGGCTGAACGAGGGCGGCCAATCGGCCACCGGAGCGCTGATCGACCATGTGATCACCGGGCACGCCGGCTATCCCACGCTGGCCGAAGCGGCGCGGCAGGCGGGGGTCACGGTCTATCAGCGGCTGAACGAGCGCCTCGACGCGCTGGCGGCTCCCCTGCCCTTCCCCGCCCTGCTGACCGAGGGGCTGCACGTCATGCCGGACTTCCATGGCAACCGCTCGCCCCGTGCCGATGCCTCGCTGCGCGGCATGGTCTCGGGCCTGCGCCTTTCCGCGACGGAAGACGACCTGGCGCTGCTCTATCTCGCGACGATCCAGGCCATCGCCTATGGGACACGCCATATCGTCGAGGTGCTGAACGCCGAGGGCTATGCCATCGATACCGTGCTGGCCTGTGGCGGCGGCACGAAGAACCCGGTCTTCCTGCGGGAACATGCGGACGCCACCGGATGCCGGATCGTGCTGCCCGGGGAGCCGGAGGCGATCCTGCTGGGCGCCGCCATGCTCGGCGCCGTCGCGGGGAATGTGCAGGCCGATCTTCCGGCGGCCATGGCGGCGATGAGTCGCGCCGGCGGCACCATCGCGCCCTCATCCGACCCGGTGCAGCAATACCATGCCCGGAAATACGCCGTGTTCCAGCAGATGCATGCCGACCAGCTCCGCTATCGCCGACTCATGTCCGGTTGA
- a CDS encoding tRNA-binding protein: protein MTDAAQAEARPLAEYDDFAKLDIRVGRVVEVQPFPRARNPSYKVAVDLGDLGIRWSSAQITSYAPDELVGSSVVCICNFAPRNIAGFSSQILILGARNTKGEVIVLSPRSDVPVGSTVF, encoded by the coding sequence ATGACCGATGCCGCGCAGGCCGAGGCCAGGCCGCTGGCCGAATACGACGATTTCGCGAAGCTCGACATCCGCGTCGGCCGGGTCGTCGAGGTGCAACCCTTCCCGCGTGCGCGCAACCCGTCCTACAAGGTCGCCGTCGATCTGGGCGATCTCGGCATCCGCTGGTCCAGCGCGCAGATCACGAGCTATGCGCCGGACGAACTCGTGGGCAGCAGCGTCGTGTGCATCTGCAACTTCGCGCCGCGCAACATCGCCGGCTTCTCGTCGCAGATCCTGATCCTCGGCGCGCGCAACACGAAGGGGGAGGTGATCGTCCTTTCGCCTCGCTCCGACGTGCCGGTCGGCAGCACCGTCTTCTGA
- a CDS encoding haloacid dehalogenase type II, translated as MRLTDFKVLTFDCYGTLIDWESGMIEGLRPLTAKVGRPLGRNEILEAHAFHESTQQIQTPARPYAELLAIVYKRLAEQWGVPVTLEECVAYGRSVGNWPAFEDSPGALQYLKKFYKLVILSNVDNASFAASNRRLQVTFDAIITAEDAGSYKPSPRNFEYMLQRLGAGLGGETIGREQILHTAESMFHDHKPANEFGLASCWIYRRHKDQGFGATMNPGTMPHVDFQFNSMADLVKAHQEQLRG; from the coding sequence ATGCGCCTTACCGACTTCAAGGTTCTCACCTTCGACTGCTACGGAACCCTGATCGACTGGGAAAGCGGCATGATCGAGGGCCTGCGGCCGCTGACCGCGAAGGTCGGCCGCCCCCTCGGCCGCAACGAGATCCTGGAGGCGCATGCCTTCCACGAATCCACCCAGCAGATCCAGACACCGGCCCGTCCCTATGCCGAGCTGCTCGCGATCGTCTACAAGCGGCTGGCGGAGCAATGGGGCGTGCCGGTCACCCTGGAGGAATGCGTGGCCTACGGGCGGTCCGTCGGCAACTGGCCGGCCTTCGAGGATTCGCCCGGCGCGCTGCAGTACCTGAAGAAGTTCTACAAGCTGGTGATCCTGTCCAACGTGGACAATGCCAGCTTCGCCGCCAGCAACAGGCGCCTGCAGGTGACCTTCGACGCGATCATCACCGCCGAGGATGCTGGCTCCTACAAGCCGAGCCCGCGGAACTTCGAGTACATGCTCCAGCGCCTCGGCGCCGGGCTGGGTGGCGAGACGATCGGCAGGGAGCAGATCCTGCATACGGCCGAGAGCATGTTCCACGACCATAAGCCGGCGAACGAGTTCGGCCTGGCCTCCTGCTGGATCTATCGCCGCCACAAGGACCAGGGCTTCGGCGCGACCATGAACCCCGGCACGATGCCGCACGTGGATTTCCAGTTCAACAGCATGGCCGATCTGGTCAAGGCGCATCAGGAACAGCTTCGCGGCTGA
- a CDS encoding Lrp/AsnC family transcriptional regulator encodes MAPGTPKLDRIDLNILSCLQQNGRITNLDLAGQVGLSPSPCLMRVKRLEKAGYITGYGAHIGIQKLGDTVTIFTEVTLSDHRSSDFVRFETRIRSINEVIECHLVSGGYDYLLKFMARSIQHYQDTMEYVLSLNIGVEKYFSYIVIKSVFSKPLPDLQTFFSAAE; translated from the coding sequence ATGGCGCCAGGCACTCCAAAGCTGGACCGCATCGACCTGAACATCCTGTCCTGCCTGCAGCAGAACGGCCGCATCACCAACCTGGACCTGGCCGGCCAGGTGGGACTCTCCCCCAGCCCCTGCCTGATGCGTGTGAAGCGGCTGGAGAAGGCCGGCTACATCACCGGCTATGGCGCGCATATCGGCATCCAGAAGCTCGGCGACACAGTGACCATCTTCACCGAGGTCACCCTCTCCGACCACCGGAGCAGCGATTTCGTGCGGTTCGAGACGCGTATCCGCTCGATCAACGAGGTCATCGAGTGCCATCTCGTAAGCGGAGGCTATGACTACCTCCTGAAGTTCATGGCGCGCTCCATCCAGCACTACCAGGACACGATGGAGTATGTGCTCTCCCTGAACATCGGCGTGGAGAAGTACTTCTCCTACATCGTCATCAAGTCGGTCTTCTCGAAGCCGCTGCCGGATCTGCAGACGTTCTTCTCCGCCGCCGAGTGA
- a CDS encoding LysR family transcriptional regulator, whose protein sequence is MRINPSLQQLSAFLRLARAGSFSEAARQSGVSQPALSRMVQQMEEAIGARLFDRTTRSVALTPAGQDLLPIAERLVAEFDRSFSELARFIEGRRGRVAVAALPSIAAVLLPPAIARYRQGHAEVEVAVLDGLSGSVLDAVTEGRADIGLTIRPGPQTVLSYRPLVSDEFGLVCRPGEALAGEDSPLPWSVFEGRPFVAMAPGSSVRQMTDAAFLQAGLAIPPLYGCAFLGTTGHLVASGLGITALPRLTMPLLGRIDLVWRRLERPVMRRQIGVVTQPRRSLSPAAQAFLAVLEEQARMQG, encoded by the coding sequence ATGCGCATAAATCCGAGCCTCCAGCAGCTTTCCGCCTTCCTGCGGCTCGCCCGCGCCGGCAGCTTCAGCGAGGCCGCGCGGCAGTCGGGCGTGTCGCAGCCGGCGCTCAGCCGCATGGTGCAGCAGATGGAGGAGGCCATCGGCGCGCGGCTGTTCGACCGCACGACCCGCAGCGTGGCTCTGACGCCGGCCGGGCAGGATCTGCTCCCCATCGCGGAACGTCTGGTGGCGGAGTTCGACAGATCCTTCAGCGAACTGGCCCGCTTCATCGAGGGCCGGCGCGGGCGTGTCGCGGTGGCGGCCTTGCCTTCCATCGCCGCGGTCCTGCTGCCGCCCGCCATCGCGCGGTACCGCCAGGGGCATGCGGAGGTGGAGGTGGCGGTTCTGGACGGCCTCTCGGGCTCCGTGCTGGATGCGGTGACCGAGGGCCGCGCCGATATCGGGCTGACGATCCGGCCCGGCCCGCAAACGGTGCTGTCCTACCGGCCCCTGGTGTCGGACGAGTTCGGCCTGGTCTGCCGCCCCGGCGAGGCGCTGGCGGGCGAGGACTCGCCTCTGCCCTGGTCGGTCTTCGAGGGCAGGCCCTTCGTGGCCATGGCACCGGGGAGCAGCGTCCGGCAGATGACCGATGCGGCCTTCCTCCAGGCCGGCCTGGCGATCCCGCCGCTCTACGGCTGCGCCTTCCTGGGCACCACCGGGCATCTGGTCGCGTCGGGGCTGGGCATCACCGCCCTGCCGCGGCTGACGATGCCGCTGCTGGGGCGGATCGACCTGGTCTGGCGCCGGCTCGAACGGCCGGTGATGCGGCGGCAGATCGGCGTCGTCACCCAGCCCAGGCGGAGCCTCTCACCTGCCGCGCAGGCCTTCCTCGCGGTGCTGGAGGAGCAGGCCAGGATGCAAGGCTGA
- a CDS encoding CitMHS family transporter — protein sequence MLAILGFATIAAFLFAIMTRRMSVLVALILIPTVAGLLAGAGPELGKMMLDGIARVAPVGVMIIFAVLYFGLMLDVGLFDPMIRRLLRFVKGDPLKVVLATAILTMAVSLDGDGATTFLITVSAMLPLYQRLGMDRLVLSGVVALGAGVMNILPWGGPTVRAMAALKADSSAIFNPVVPAMLAGIAWVLVVAYVLGRRERARLGVATLDALPATAPRPASLSAAVPGAGEDMSDRIADAKAGERRIALERPWLFWFNTALTVVLIAALLMSLLPLPILFVLAFAIALPVNYPGWEEQQKHLVSHAGSVVTVSTMIFAAGIFTGVLTGTKMIEAMAGAAVSVIPESLAGYLPLIVAVTSMPLSLVFTPDAYYFGVLPVLAQAAASFGVDPVLIGRGAILGQMTTGFPLSPLTASTFILVGLSGVNLGDHQRFIFPWAFGTTLVMTAVALATGVLLG from the coding sequence ATGCTGGCCATCTTGGGCTTCGCGACGATCGCGGCATTCCTGTTCGCCATCATGACCAGGCGCATGTCCGTGCTGGTCGCCCTCATCCTCATCCCCACCGTCGCCGGGCTGCTCGCCGGCGCAGGACCGGAACTGGGCAAGATGATGCTCGACGGCATCGCCCGGGTCGCGCCGGTCGGGGTGATGATCATCTTCGCCGTGCTGTATTTCGGCCTGATGCTCGATGTCGGCCTGTTCGACCCGATGATCCGGCGCCTGCTGCGCTTCGTGAAGGGCGATCCGCTGAAGGTCGTGCTCGCGACCGCGATCCTCACCATGGCCGTCTCGCTCGACGGCGATGGCGCCACCACCTTCCTCATCACGGTCTCGGCGATGCTGCCGCTGTACCAGCGGCTCGGCATGGACCGGCTGGTGCTTTCGGGTGTCGTCGCCCTTGGCGCCGGGGTGATGAACATCCTCCCCTGGGGTGGGCCCACGGTGCGCGCCATGGCGGCGCTGAAGGCCGATTCCTCCGCCATCTTCAACCCCGTGGTGCCTGCCATGCTGGCCGGCATCGCCTGGGTGCTCGTGGTCGCCTATGTCCTGGGGCGGCGGGAACGGGCCCGCCTCGGCGTTGCCACGCTCGATGCCCTGCCGGCCACCGCTCCGCGCCCCGCCTCGCTTTCCGCCGCCGTGCCCGGAGCCGGGGAGGACATGTCCGACCGGATAGCCGATGCCAAGGCGGGCGAGCGCAGGATCGCGCTCGAACGGCCCTGGCTGTTCTGGTTCAACACCGCCCTGACCGTCGTCCTGATCGCGGCGCTGCTGATGTCGCTGCTGCCGCTGCCGATCCTCTTCGTGCTGGCCTTCGCCATCGCCCTGCCGGTCAACTACCCGGGCTGGGAGGAGCAGCAGAAGCACCTGGTGTCCCATGCCGGCAGTGTCGTGACCGTCTCCACCATGATCTTCGCCGCCGGCATCTTCACCGGTGTCCTGACCGGCACGAAGATGATCGAGGCGATGGCGGGCGCCGCGGTCTCGGTGATCCCGGAAAGCCTGGCGGGCTACCTGCCCCTGATCGTGGCGGTGACCAGCATGCCGCTCAGCCTGGTCTTCACCCCGGACGCCTATTACTTCGGCGTGCTGCCGGTGCTGGCGCAGGCTGCGGCGAGCTTCGGCGTCGATCCGGTCCTGATCGGCCGCGGCGCCATCCTCGGCCAGATGACGACCGGCTTCCCGCTGAGTCCCCTCACCGCCTCGACCTTCATCCTGGTCGGCCTGAGCGGGGTCAATCTCGGGGACCATCAGCGCTTCATCTTTCCCTGGGCTTTCGGGACCACGCTGGTGATGACTGCGGTCGCCCTGGCGACCGGCGTCCTCCTGGGATGA